The window AACTGTTTGAACTGGACGGTCTGGCTGATAGCCGCGGGGGCCGTCTGCCGATCGAACCGTTCATAACCATTGGCCGAGAAAAACCCGGCCGCCCCTTGGGTCAACAAATGCAGGCGGAGTGCACCTTGGGAGGCGGCACACTGTTCCAATGCAAGCAACACGGCGTTGCCCAGCCCTTCGCCACGACGTGCATCACTCACCACGACGGATCGCAGCAACATGTCGGGCGCAGCGCCCTCCAGGCCCCCAAACGCCACCCACTTTCCGTCCGCTTCAAACCGGTAAAACTGCCGACCGGGTTCGCCGACATCGTCGCAGGGCAATGCCGCCTGACGCAGCGCATCACGGAGCTGATCCAGAGCGTTGTCGCCGACTTTAGTCATCTGCATATGAAACGCCTTTGAAGGTCCGAATGCGTTGAAGGCTAGCAGGCCGCTTGAGCCGCCGACGATGCCCGAAAGATTTTCATCGACACCACCTCGGCCTGAATCGCCACATCCTTGCCGGGGATGCGCAAGGAAGACGCACTGGCAACGATCTGCGCACCGCGAGTGCCTCCGGCCTGAAAGCCAAGGATCAGCAGGGTACTGCGTGGATTGGGCGACCGACATCGCGCAGCTGATCTTTATTAACGGCGCGCTACGGGGTGCCCTTCAGTCGAACCCGGCCAATGGCTTGACGATGGTCAAGCTACAGGGTGCGCGGTTCAACACGCTTTCGGCCGTGCTGCCGATGAACCGGTCGATCCCGTGCCGACTGACCGTGCCGAGTACCAGCATGTCGAAGGCATTCTGGCGGGCGAACAGGGCGATCACTTTGTGGGGGATGCCGGACAGTCGATGCTGGCATTTTTTCTCGATGCCATAACGCTCGGCAAGCAATTCAAAGGCCTCGTCCTGGGCATCGTTGACCGCGTCGCGCAAACTGCCATCCAGACTCCACGTCGGCACACTCATTGCAGAGTCGCCCACTACGGACCAGTTGCTGACGTTCAACACGTGCAAGACGGCGCCACAGGAAACCGCCAGCGTCGAGGCCAGGTCGAGAATCCGGTCATTGAGCCCTTGGGTCAGCTCCTCCAGGTGGGACAGGTCGATGGCCGCGAGAATGCTCGACGGTTTGGGATTGCGGGCATCAGTGACCAGGTGCAAATGGCCCGGACAATCGCGCAGCAACAGCCAATCCAGCGGGTGATGAAACGCACGGTCGAGTGCCGGCACATGCTGGGTGTCCTTGATCACCAGGTCCGCGTGGAAGTCATTCACATACTCAAGCACCTGCGCCAGGCTTGACCTGGCCCAGACCACTTCACTGGTCACCTGCAAACCGCTACACCGTTGAAACCGCGCTTGCTGCTCCAGCCAGTGGCGATGCACCTGCAAGTAGCCCTCGCGCGCCTGAGCCATCGCATCGTGGTCAAACAGCCCGGCCACGGCCAGCGCCTGCACATAGTCAAAGGCGACGATGTGCAATAAGGCGCCGGTGGCACACGCCAGTGCCTGCGCCCGGTCGAATGCCGGGGTGCGGACCATCTCCGAGGGGGCAAGCAATAAGATACGTTTGAGTTTCAGCATCACATACCTCGTCCCGTGAGCGACTTGTTGCCTTACCGCAAAATCGACTCCTGTCGGCGTTTGTGCAGCTCTTCAGGATCATGGCGGCTGGAAAGCTATTGTTTGAGTATCGGGCGTTATCCCGTGAAGGCTCTGATCTTTGTCAACTAATGGAAGGCTTTCGGCGGGCGTCTCATCGACTTCGGGCTCACAGATGCATTGTTGATTTAGCTCAATGATTTTTCGTCGCCCAGGCGTAGAAAACACTGAGCGGACTCACGGTTACGTAGTCAATGCTCGCCCCCACTCGCCGTAACACTCCGTTCTCGCTAGAGGTTCGCCATGCTCGCAGTCACGCTGATCAATACACTGGTGGTCATCGTCGTCGTGGTGATCCATTACGAGTGCCTGTTGCGGCTCAACGATTGGCTGCCCCGGCTCAAGCTCTGGAGCCGCTTCAGGATCGTCGTCGGGGTATTCGGGGCGCTGTTTGCCCACGCATTGGAAGTCTGGTGCTTTGCCTTGGTCTATTACCTGATGGCGCGTGACGGCCGATGGGGCAACCTGACGGGCAACTTCGATGGTTCGTTCATGGACTGCGTGTACTTTTCCTTCACCACCTACACGACCATCGGCTTCGGCGATATTTCACCGGTGGGCAACCTCAAATACCTGACCGGCCTGCAAGCCTTGACCGGTCTGGTCCTCATTACCTGGACAGCGTCTTTTCTGTTTCTCGAAATGCAGAAGTACTGGAAGCGCAAATAACCGGGCTCATGCACCGGGGTGGTCCCGGGCACCGGCGTCGAAAGCGGTTTCGCGCTGCCAGGCCCGCTGCAACAGGTCGATGACCTCTTGATCCGACGTCTGGGAAAAATCCATGTACCAATAACCGATCGACATGAGCCATTCGGGGATGATCGGACAGATCAGCTCATCCACCTCGCGGCGCAACGCCTCGACGGTTTCGAGCGGGGCGACGGGCACCGCAACCACAATCCGCGACGGCGCCTGTGCACGCGCCGCATGGATCGCCGCCTGCATTGAAGCGCCGGTCGCCAGGCCGTCGTCGATCAGGATCACCACCTGATCCTTGAGCGACACCGGCGCGCGCGTTCCCCGGTAAACCTGCTCGCGACGCAACAACTCGCGGGTTTCCCGGGCGACCACGGCGTCGAATGCCGCCTTATCGATGGGGTGAGCCCGCAGCGCTTGTTCATTGAGGATCTGGATGCCGCCACTGGCAATCGCGCCCATGGCGTACTCCGGGTGGGATGGCACGCCGAGCTTGCGGACCAGCATCAGGTCCAGGCGCACCCCAAGGGCAGTGGCCACTTCATAGGCCACCGGAACACCGCCACGGGGCAACGCGAGAATGATCACATCGGGTCTGTGAGCGTATTGCAGCAGCGGTTCCACCAGGCGTCGACCGGCGGCGGGCCGGTCCTGCAAAGTGGTGGGCAACGCGAGATTCGGACTCATCGAAAAACCTCCTCAGGCGATCAGGCCTGTCGGCTCGCATCACATCGGCGATCTATCGATTGTCGTGCTGAAGACGGCGGGCATCAACCCTGCCTCGATGCCGTCTAGACCGCCAGTACGTTGCACGGCACCTGATACAAAATGTGCTCGGTGGTGCTGCCCAGCAGCTTGTCGACGCCGGAGGACTGGACCTTGCCCATCACGATGACATCCACGTCATGCTCGTGGGCAAATTCACTCAGTGCCTGGACCGGATGCCCGGAAACCATGTGGCGACGATCCGCAGGCACACCGTATTGGCCGGCGAGTTTCACGAAGGCTTGTTGCAGGTCCTTGCGCAGCGCTTTGGTCAGGTCTGCCAGGGTCAAGCCATCCATGTCCGCCAGAAAAGCCGCCGAAATGTCACAGGCATACACCAAATGCAATTCGGCATCGCACTGGATGGCCAGGCTTGTGGCCTGACTGATGATCCGCTCGTTCAGCGTGTTGTCGGGTGACTCGGTATCGAACACTTCCACCGCCGCCACGATCTTGCGCGGCCAGCCGTCGCCATGCCCCCCGCCCACCAGATAGACCGGCATCGGGCAGTGACGCAGCAAGTACCAATCCAGCGGCGTGAAAAAGGCGCGTTTGAGCGCTGATTCGTGCTGCACCTGCTTGATCAACAGGTCGGGCTGCATTTCCGTGACGTGATCGAGGATGTCTTGCTCCATGTCCTCGGCCCAGGTCACCTCCGTGGTCACGTCGATGCCCTCGCAGCGCAGCGTTTCGGCCTGCACCTGGAGCCAGTCACTCTGATCCTGCAGGTAGCGCTGACGGGCCTGTTCCCGATCACCTTCCTCCAGCAGCGACAACAATTTGAACGAAGGAATGAACGCGGCGATGTGCAGGCTCGCGCCGCTGGCCTTGGCCAATGCCGCCGCATGCTTGATTGCCGGGGAATGGCGCAGGGCCGGGTTAATGATGAGTAACAAGCGTTGATACTGGCTCATGATTTTTCTCCCGTCAGGTGGGTATTGGCCGGCGTCCATTGCCAATTCAGCACCTCGGGCATGTCTTGCCCGTGCTCGATGAGGTAGAGCTTGTGCCGCTCCATCGTCGACCAGTAGCGCGACCGCGCGGTGTGCACCTGATCGTGCAGCCGTGGCACGCGCTCGATGACGTCCAGCGCCAATTGATAGCGATCCAGATTGTTGATCACCGCCATGTCGAACGGGGTGGTGGTCGCGCCCTCCTCCTTGAAGCCACGGACGTGGAAATTGTCATGATTGGTACGTTTGTAGAGCAGGCGGTGGATGAGCGCGGGGTAACCGTGGAAGGCGAAAATCACTGGTTTGTCGACGGTGAACAGCTCATCAAACGCCGAATCCGATAACCCATGGGGATGCTGAAAGGACGGCTGCAACACCATCAAGTCGACCACATTGACCACCCGCACCCGCAAGTCCGGCACGTACTCGCGCAACAGGGTCACGGCAGCCAGGGTTTCCAGGGCCGGCACGTCCCCGGCGCAGGCCATGACCACGTCCGGGTCTTCATCGTTCTGGCACGCCCACGCCCATCGGCCGATGCCGGTCTGGCAGTGGCAGATGGCGGCATCGATGTTCAGCCACTGCCATTCCGGTTGCTTGCCGGCGACGATGACGTTGATGTAATTGCAGCTTTTGAGGCAATGGTCAGCCACAGACAGCAGGCAATTGGCGTCGGGCGGCAAGTAGATGCGCACCACGTCCGATTTCTTGTTCGCCACCAGATCGATGAACCCGGGATCCTGGTGGGAGAAGCCGTTATGGTCCTGACGCCAGACATGGGAGGTCAGCAAATAATTGAGCGAAGCAATCGGTTTGCGCCACGGCACTTCACCGGCGGTTTTCAGCCATTTGGCGTGCTGGTTGACCATTGAATCGACGATATGGATGAACGCCTCGTAACAAGACAGCAGGCCATGGCGCCCGGTCAGCAGATACCCTTCGAGCCAGCCCTCACACACCTGTTCGCTGAGGATTTCCATCACCCGGCCATCAGCCGCCAAATGGATGTCATCCGCCTCCAATGGATCCATCCAGGTCTTGGCGCTGACTTCATAGACCGCGTCCAGTCGGTTCGAGGCGGTTTCATCCGGGCCGAACAGGCGAAAGTTGTTCGAGGCCAGGCTGTTTTTCATCACGTCGCGCAAAAACGTGCCCATGACTCGCGTGGCCTCGGCGCGAAGGCTGCCGGGCGCTTCGAGTTTCACCGCATAGTCGGCGAATCGTGGCAGGTCCAGCGGTCGCAACAATGCGCCGCCGTTGGCGTGGGGATTGGCACTCATGCGCCGGTGACCGGTCGGTGCCAGTGCAGCGATTTCAGGCAGCAACGCGCCGTTGGCATCAAAGAGCTCATCGGGACGGTAACTGTTGAGCCATTCCTCCAGTTGCCGCAGATGAACCGGTTGCTGGAAATCGGCCAAGGGCACTTGATGCGCACGCCAGGTGCCTTCGACGCGATGACCATCGACAAATTTTGGCCCGGTCCAGCCTTTGGGCGTGCGCAACACCAACATCGGCCAAAGCGGCCGCTCTGGCGCCCCGGACTGCCGAGGCTGGCGCGCTTCGCGTTGGATCTCGCGGATCTTCAGCACCATCGTATCCAGCGTCCGGGCCAGGGCCTGATGCACCTGCGCCGGCTCATCCCCTTCAACGAAATACGGGTCGTAGCCATAGCCATACATCAGGGCCGACAACTCATCCTCGCTGATTCGGGCCAGCACCGTGGGGTTCGCAATTTTATAACCATTGAGGTGCAGGATCGGCAATACCGCCCCGTCACGCGCCGGGTTGAGAAACTTGTTGGAGTGCCAGCTCGCCGCCAGGGTGCCGGTTTCGGCTTCACCGTCGCCAATCACGCAGGCGACGATCAAATCGGGATTGTCGAACGCCGCGCCATAGGCATGGGCCAGGCTGTAACCCAGTTCGCCGCCTTCATGGATCGAGCCGGGAATCTGCGCCGACACATGGCTGGAGATTCCGTATGGCCAGGAAAACTGCCGGAACAGGCGAACCAGCCCGTTGGTGTTGCGCTCCACCGAGGGATAACACTCGGTATAGGTGCCTTCCAGGTAAGTCTGCGCCACCACAGCGGGCCCGCCATGGCCAGGACCTGCCACGAACAGCATGTTCAAGTCGTACTGTTTGATCAGCCGGTTGAGGTGGGTATAGATCAGGTTCAGCCCCGGCGTCGTGCCCCAATGACCGAGCAAACGCGGCTTGATGTGCGTTAGGGTCAGCGGCTGGTGCAGCAGCGGATTGTCCTTGAGGTAGATCTGCCCGACGGCCAGGTAATTGGAGGCCCGCCAATAGGCGTCCAGCCCTTCCAGTTGCTCATCACTCAGGAAATCGCTCATGAAGTTCTCCGTAAAAGATCCGACCGGCCGGCAATCCTTGATCAATTCTGGGAGTCTGGAACGCTCGGGACTTGATTTACATCAAGTCTCCACGCCACTACTCAAGCTCAATGACATCAAGGGCTACGCCAGGTTGACCAAAACTGCCGATAGCGGGTTTCCCCGTTCGTCTATTACTTCAGCAATCGACTGAATGAAAAACACGCCCGAAGGCCCTCCCGCCTATGCTTAGCAGACCCCCAGACGGCGTCATTCCCCCATGCCTGAAACTCGTCCGCTGCAAGTTCATTACCTCAAGGCTGCGTGTTCCAGCTGCAGTGTGTTGGAGTTGTGTCTTCCCATTGGTATGACCGGAACGGAGGTCGAACGGCTGGACAAGCTGATCGTGCAACGCTTCAAGGTTAAAAAGGGCACCGCGCTGTACCGCACCGGCGACCCTCTGCGTTCGCTTTATGCGGTGCGTATCGGCTCATTCAAGACCTGCGTGGTGTCCGTCGATGGCCGTGAACAAGTCACCGGTTTTCACATACCCGGCGAAATGCTCGGTCTGGACGCCATCAGTGCCGAGGAGCACGCCTGTACGGCGATTGCCCTGGAGGACAGCGAAGTCTGTCCCATTCACTTTGCGCAGCTGGAAAAACTGGCGCAAACCCTGCCGTCGTTGCAGCACAACCTCAACCGGCTGCTGAGCCGCGAAATCGTGCGCGATCACAGCATGCTGATGTTGATGGGCAACATGAACTCCGATGAGCGCCTGGCGGCGTTTCTGCTGAACCTGTCCCAACGGTTCAGCATCCGTGGTTATTCATCCAAAGAGTTTGTGCTGAAAATGCGTCGCGAAGAAATCGGCTCCTACCTGGGGCTACGCCTGGAGACCATCTGCCGGGGCATTGCACACCTGCGGGACCAAGGGCTGGTGGAAATCGCCGGCCGCGACGTCAAGATCCAGAACATGGAAGGGCTCAAGCAGATGGTCGCCGGCTGTCATCGCCAACCCCGCTGATTTCGCCCGACTGGAGCTTCGTCATGCGCGCCATGGTTCTGTCTATCCCCGGCCAGCCGTTGCAACTGCAAGAACGCCCCATCCCGATACCCGGCCCACACCAACTGCTGCTTAAAGTGCTCGCCTGCGGCGTGTGCCGCACCGACCTGCACCTGGTGGACGGTGAGTTGCCGCAAGCCGTGCTGCCACGGGTGCCCGGCCATGAAATCGTCGGCGAAGTCACGGCGGTGGGCAGCGAGGTCACGCCCGACTGGATCGGTCGGCGGGTCGGCGTTCCGTGGCTTGGCTGGACCTGCGGTCAGTGCGGGTTCTGTACCTCGGGCCGGGAAAACCTGTGCGACCGTGCGCAGTTTACCGGTTGTCACCTGGACGGCGGATATGCCGAGTACACGGTGGCCGACCAGCGCTTCTGTTTCCCTATTCCCGAGGCGCTCTCGGACATCCAGGCTGCGCCGCTACTGTGTGCCGGCCTGATCGGCTTTCGCGCGTTGCAAATGGCCAAGGGCGCTCGCCATTTGGGTCTTTTTGGCTTCGGGGCCGCCGCGCATCTGGCGATTCAGGTGGCGCGGGGCCGGGGTCAACGGGTATCGGCCTTCACTCGACCTGAGGACAGCGAAGGCCAGGCCTATGCCCGGTCACTGGGCGCCGAGTGGGCCGGTCCATCGGACCAGCCTCCGCCGCACCTGCTCGATGCCAGCCTGATTTTCGCCCCCGTCGGTGCGCTGGTGCCGCTGGCACTGGCCGTCACTGCCAAGGGCGGCTGCGTGATTTGCGCCGGTATTCACATGAGCGACATTCCCGCGTTCCCTTATCGGCTGCTGTGGGGCGAACGCAGCGTGCGTTCGGTGGCCAACCTGACCCGTGAAGACGGCACCGCGTTTTTCGAAGAGCTGCAACACACGCCGGTGCATTGCGACGTCACCCGTTTTGCCCTGGAGGATGCCAATCAGGCCTTGGCGTGTTTGAGGGCCGGCCAGTTCAAGGGCGCAATTGTCCTCACGCCCTGACGTTTGACCTGACCGCCACAATGCTGCCCGGCACCGAGTACAGCGCTCGCTCCGTGTTACTGCCGATCAATCGGTCGATCCCCACCCGGTGCACGGTGCCCATCACCACCACATCCGCCAGGTATTGCTCGACGAATTCACTGATTACCGGCACGGGCAGGCCCATGACGAAATGCCGTCGCTCCGGCGGCACACCGTAGCGATCCGCCAGGGTGACAAAAGCCTGGTGCAAGGATTGGCGCAGCTCCTCGATATAATCCACACCCCAGCCACCCCCGGCCAGCGGCGCGTCGCCGTTGAAGGCTGGCGACAAGTCATAGGCGTAAAGCAGATGCAGCGGAGCGTCGCATTGCAGCGCGAGGGCGTTAGCGGTCTGGATGATGGTGTCATTCAGACCATTGATTTGGGTTAAAGGGTCGAACGGGTCCACCGCCGCCACGACCCGGTGCGGCAAGCCGTAACGCGTCTGGTTGACCAGGTGCACGGGGACCGGACTCTCGCGCAGCAAGTGGCAATCGAGCGGCGTGATGAATACCCGTTTGAGCAGCGGTTCGAGGGTGACGTCCTTGATCAGCAGATCCGGCTGGAAGTCTTCGACCGTTTTCAGAATATCCAGCAGCGGATGGGTGGTGAACACCACGTCAACCGTCACCTTCAGCCCCATCTCGTCAAGCCGGTCGCCCTCGTCGGCTGCCCAGCGACGAAAGCGGCGCAAATAGCCCTGATACCTTGCATCGTCGATCTTGTCTTCCCACAAATGCACCACCGGTGCCGGTTCGACAAAGGCCCGCACCGCCAGCTCGGCGCCGCTCGCCCTGGCCAGCGCGACGGCCCGCAGCATGGCGGGGGACTGATGCAGGGTTTGGTCGGCGATCAGCAACAGACGTTGATATTGGCCCATCACACACCTCGGCTCGACACCGGTCGTTGAACGCCGGCAGGTGTCCAAGACTGCGCTCGTTACGCCCTCCTCCAGGTTGATTTACATCAAACATGAGCCAATGAATGCCTGCCGTCGCGAGTCTCTGATCCAGATCAGGTTCTGGCACCGCCAACGGCGTAGAAAGGAAGTAACCGAACGGCTCGTCACCGTGCGCCCACCTTTCAAACCAGATGGAGGATCACACCATGCTGACTGTCAAAGACCACAATGACCGAGCCGCTGCTGCCTACGCCGCAGTCACCGGTAAATACTGGATTGAAGCACTCAAGGATGGACGTCATGTACTGATCCGGCCGCTGGCGGAAAAAGACCGCGAGCGCGAACTCGCCTTTATCAAGCGGCTGTCGCCCGAGTCCCGGCACATGCGCTTTCTCGCGCAGATCAACGAGCCCGGTGCGGCGATGCTCAACCAACTGATGGACACCGATAACAAACAGCGCACGGCCTACATTGCGCTGGTCCACGAAAATGGCCAACTGATCGAGATCGGTGTCAGCCGTTACGCCGCCACGGGCGAGCATGAATGTGAATGCGCCGTGACCGTCGCTGATGAATGGACGCACCTGGGTCTGGGCTCTTTGTTGATGGAGCATTTGATCAAGGCCGCGCGCAAGAACGGTTTCCGCCAGATGTATTCGGTGGACGCCTCCAGCAATGCGCCGATGCGCGACCTGGCCAAAGCGCTGGGTTTCGAGACGCACAATGATCCCGATGACACCCGTCAGGTCATTCATCGTCTTTCCCTGTAAAAAATTGCCCCGCGATGTTCCGGCCAACGGTTCATCGCGGGGCGATCCAGCCTTCAGGATTGCAGGACCCTGCCCGGTTTGATGGCCAGCACGCTGCAAGGCGCCCGATGCAACAATTGCTCGGCCGTGGTCCCCAACAGTTTGTTCAGCCCCTTGTGCTGCACCGTCCCCATCACGATGACATCGGTGTGGTGATCAGCGGCAAACTCACAAATGCTCGTCAGCGGCACGCCTTCGATGAAGTGACGATTCTGCGGCGCTATGCCGTGGCGCTCGGCCACTGCCGCAAACGCTTCGTGCTGGGTCGTTCCCAGGGTTTCGTATATCCCGACGGCCAATGGCAGCGCACCGAAGCCAATGTCCTGGGCGTACACGGCCGTCCAGTCATACACATGCACCAGCTCAAGCGCCGCACCACATACACTGGCCAGCTTCGCCGCGGCGTCGATAATCTGGTCGTTGAACACGTGGTCCTGATCCTCGCTGCGTAACACATCGATGATGGCCAGCACGTTGCGCGGCCTAGGGTTGAGGGCGTTGGTCACCAGGTGCACCGGCACCGGGCAATCGCGCAACAACTGCCAGTCCAGCGGGGTAAAAAAGACCCGCTTCAACGCCGACTCTTCCTGCGCATCCTTGATGATCAACGCCAAGGGCATCTCGTTGACGAAGTGCATGATCTCCTCGTAGGGATGCTGCACCCAGACCACCTCGCTGGTGACCTCGACCCCGTGTTTAATCATCAATCCGGCTTGCTCGACGAGCCATTGCCGATGGGTTTGCAAATACCCGTCCCGGGCCACGTTGACCTGTTCGGGGGCAAACAGACCGGCCACCGCCAGGACCTGCAAATAATCGAACGCCACAATGTGCAACGGCATCTGCATGGCGAGCGCCAGCGCAGCTGCCCGGTCGAATGCCGGGGTGCGGGTCATGACTGAAGGAGCAATCAACAGTAAACGCTGTGTCTGCGACATGGTGCACCTCGGTACGCGGTCATCTTCATGGAAGGGACAGACCTGCAGATTGTGGCTTCC is drawn from Pseudomonas sp. 31-12 and contains these coding sequences:
- the fnr gene encoding fumarate/nitrate reduction transcriptional regulator Fnr, whose product is MPETRPLQVHYLKAACSSCSVLELCLPIGMTGTEVERLDKLIVQRFKVKKGTALYRTGDPLRSLYAVRIGSFKTCVVSVDGREQVTGFHIPGEMLGLDAISAEEHACTAIALEDSEVCPIHFAQLEKLAQTLPSLQHNLNRLLSREIVRDHSMLMLMGNMNSDERLAAFLLNLSQRFSIRGYSSKEFVLKMRREEIGSYLGLRLETICRGIAHLRDQGLVEIAGRDVKIQNMEGLKQMVAGCHRQPR
- the arsN2 gene encoding arsenic resistance N-acetyltransferase ArsN2, producing MQMTKVGDNALDQLRDALRQAALPCDDVGEPGRQFYRFEADGKWVAFGGLEGAAPDMLLRSVVVSDARRGEGLGNAVLLALEQCAASQGALRLHLLTQGAAGFFSANGYERFDRQTAPAAISQTVQFKQLCPASASYLRKTLGV
- a CDS encoding GNAT family N-acetyltransferase, whose amino-acid sequence is MLTVKDHNDRAAAAYAAVTGKYWIEALKDGRHVLIRPLAEKDRERELAFIKRLSPESRHMRFLAQINEPGAAMLNQLMDTDNKQRTAYIALVHENGQLIEIGVSRYAATGEHECECAVTVADEWTHLGLGSLLMEHLIKAARKNGFRQMYSVDASSNAPMRDLAKALGFETHNDPDDTRQVIHRLSL
- a CDS encoding phosphoketolase — protein: MSDFLSDEQLEGLDAYWRASNYLAVGQIYLKDNPLLHQPLTLTHIKPRLLGHWGTTPGLNLIYTHLNRLIKQYDLNMLFVAGPGHGGPAVVAQTYLEGTYTECYPSVERNTNGLVRLFRQFSWPYGISSHVSAQIPGSIHEGGELGYSLAHAYGAAFDNPDLIVACVIGDGEAETGTLAASWHSNKFLNPARDGAVLPILHLNGYKIANPTVLARISEDELSALMYGYGYDPYFVEGDEPAQVHQALARTLDTMVLKIREIQREARQPRQSGAPERPLWPMLVLRTPKGWTGPKFVDGHRVEGTWRAHQVPLADFQQPVHLRQLEEWLNSYRPDELFDANGALLPEIAALAPTGHRRMSANPHANGGALLRPLDLPRFADYAVKLEAPGSLRAEATRVMGTFLRDVMKNSLASNNFRLFGPDETASNRLDAVYEVSAKTWMDPLEADDIHLAADGRVMEILSEQVCEGWLEGYLLTGRHGLLSCYEAFIHIVDSMVNQHAKWLKTAGEVPWRKPIASLNYLLTSHVWRQDHNGFSHQDPGFIDLVANKKSDVVRIYLPPDANCLLSVADHCLKSCNYINVIVAGKQPEWQWLNIDAAICHCQTGIGRWAWACQNDEDPDVVMACAGDVPALETLAAVTLLREYVPDLRVRVVNVVDLMVLQPSFQHPHGLSDSAFDELFTVDKPVIFAFHGYPALIHRLLYKRTNHDNFHVRGFKEEGATTTPFDMAVINNLDRYQLALDVIERVPRLHDQVHTARSRYWSTMERHKLYLIEHGQDMPEVLNWQWTPANTHLTGEKS
- a CDS encoding zinc-dependent alcohol dehydrogenase family protein: MRAMVLSIPGQPLQLQERPIPIPGPHQLLLKVLACGVCRTDLHLVDGELPQAVLPRVPGHEIVGEVTAVGSEVTPDWIGRRVGVPWLGWTCGQCGFCTSGRENLCDRAQFTGCHLDGGYAEYTVADQRFCFPIPEALSDIQAAPLLCAGLIGFRALQMAKGARHLGLFGFGAAAHLAIQVARGRGQRVSAFTRPEDSEGQAYARSLGAEWAGPSDQPPPHLLDASLIFAPVGALVPLALAVTAKGGCVICAGIHMSDIPAFPYRLLWGERSVRSVANLTREDGTAFFEELQHTPVHCDVTRFALEDANQALACLRAGQFKGAIVLTP
- a CDS encoding potassium channel family protein, which codes for MLAVTLINTLVVIVVVVIHYECLLRLNDWLPRLKLWSRFRIVVGVFGALFAHALEVWCFALVYYLMARDGRWGNLTGNFDGSFMDCVYFSFTTYTTIGFGDISPVGNLKYLTGLQALTGLVLITWTASFLFLEMQKYWKRK
- a CDS encoding universal stress protein, which produces MSQYQRLLLIINPALRHSPAIKHAAALAKASGASLHIAAFIPSFKLLSLLEEGDREQARQRYLQDQSDWLQVQAETLRCEGIDVTTEVTWAEDMEQDILDHVTEMQPDLLIKQVQHESALKRAFFTPLDWYLLRHCPMPVYLVGGGHGDGWPRKIVAAVEVFDTESPDNTLNERIISQATSLAIQCDAELHLVYACDISAAFLADMDGLTLADLTKALRKDLQQAFVKLAGQYGVPADRRHMVSGHPVQALSEFAHEHDVDVIVMGKVQSSGVDKLLGSTTEHILYQVPCNVLAV
- a CDS encoding phosphoribosyltransferase translates to MSPNLALPTTLQDRPAAGRRLVEPLLQYAHRPDVIILALPRGGVPVAYEVATALGVRLDLMLVRKLGVPSHPEYAMGAIASGGIQILNEQALRAHPIDKAAFDAVVARETRELLRREQVYRGTRAPVSLKDQVVILIDDGLATGASMQAAIHAARAQAPSRIVVAVPVAPLETVEALRREVDELICPIIPEWLMSIGYWYMDFSQTSDQEVIDLLQRAWQRETAFDAGARDHPGA
- a CDS encoding universal stress protein; translated protein: MGQYQRLLLIADQTLHQSPAMLRAVALARASGAELAVRAFVEPAPVVHLWEDKIDDARYQGYLRRFRRWAADEGDRLDEMGLKVTVDVVFTTHPLLDILKTVEDFQPDLLIKDVTLEPLLKRVFITPLDCHLLRESPVPVHLVNQTRYGLPHRVVAAVDPFDPLTQINGLNDTIIQTANALALQCDAPLHLLYAYDLSPAFNGDAPLAGGGWGVDYIEELRQSLHQAFVTLADRYGVPPERRHFVMGLPVPVISEFVEQYLADVVVMGTVHRVGIDRLIGSNTERALYSVPGSIVAVRSNVRA
- a CDS encoding universal stress protein, with product MSQTQRLLLIAPSVMTRTPAFDRAAALALAMQMPLHIVAFDYLQVLAVAGLFAPEQVNVARDGYLQTHRQWLVEQAGLMIKHGVEVTSEVVWVQHPYEEIMHFVNEMPLALIIKDAQEESALKRVFFTPLDWQLLRDCPVPVHLVTNALNPRPRNVLAIIDVLRSEDQDHVFNDQIIDAAAKLASVCGAALELVHVYDWTAVYAQDIGFGALPLAVGIYETLGTTQHEAFAAVAERHGIAPQNRHFIEGVPLTSICEFAADHHTDVIVMGTVQHKGLNKLLGTTAEQLLHRAPCSVLAIKPGRVLQS
- a CDS encoding universal stress protein, producing the protein MLKLKRILLLAPSEMVRTPAFDRAQALACATGALLHIVAFDYVQALAVAGLFDHDAMAQAREGYLQVHRHWLEQQARFQRCSGLQVTSEVVWARSSLAQVLEYVNDFHADLVIKDTQHVPALDRAFHHPLDWLLLRDCPGHLHLVTDARNPKPSSILAAIDLSHLEELTQGLNDRILDLASTLAVSCGAVLHVLNVSNWSVVGDSAMSVPTWSLDGSLRDAVNDAQDEAFELLAERYGIEKKCQHRLSGIPHKVIALFARQNAFDMLVLGTVSRHGIDRFIGSTAESVLNRAPCSLTIVKPLAGFD